The following proteins are co-located in the Brachybacterium sacelli genome:
- a CDS encoding YjiH family protein, which produces MTTPDALHDDARGDPGRSGSAARIAATGPQDRPAPPHRWRFLLYSAIGLAMFFVTVEIGGTSTILVDHALTLVQWVLGPAVPWVVVALVLVGTVRPFVTGSWRHGTLRTIFSLANVVGLVVAVCAALGYYPGPLANPDIGPFLWEQLAIPVGLIVPVGAVFLALLINYGLMEYVGVLVQPIMRPVWKVPGRAAVDAVASFVGSYSLALLITDKVYREGRYTSREAAIIATGFSTVSATFMVIVAGTLDLMDRWTLYFFLTLVVTFLVTAITVRIPPLRGVPDEPFEGVRHTPEPTARGNRLAHAWQEAMRALATAPGLARGTWSTFRDGVLMASAIVPSILSIGLAGLLLATCTPVFDLMGWLFVPVAYLVQLPDPALAGKAVSVGIAEMFLPATVVAGHESEVLRFTVGVTAVSQIVFFSALVPSILATSIPVSVGRLVVLWFERVVLTLLITAPLAHLLL; this is translated from the coding sequence ATGACGACGCCCGATGCCCTGCACGATGACGCCCGCGGCGACCCGGGCCGCTCCGGGTCCGCAGCCCGGATCGCGGCCACCGGGCCGCAGGACCGTCCCGCCCCGCCGCACCGCTGGCGCTTCCTCCTCTACAGCGCGATCGGCCTGGCGATGTTCTTCGTGACCGTCGAGATCGGCGGGACCTCCACGATCCTCGTCGACCACGCGCTGACCCTCGTGCAGTGGGTGCTCGGCCCGGCCGTGCCCTGGGTCGTGGTGGCCCTGGTACTCGTGGGAACGGTCCGCCCGTTCGTGACCGGCTCCTGGCGTCACGGCACGCTGCGCACGATCTTCTCCCTCGCCAACGTGGTCGGACTCGTCGTCGCAGTCTGCGCGGCGCTGGGCTACTACCCGGGACCGCTGGCGAACCCGGACATCGGGCCGTTCCTGTGGGAGCAGCTCGCCATCCCCGTCGGTCTCATCGTCCCCGTCGGCGCCGTCTTCCTCGCCCTGCTGATCAACTACGGGCTGATGGAGTACGTCGGCGTGCTGGTCCAGCCCATCATGCGCCCGGTGTGGAAGGTCCCGGGGCGAGCCGCCGTCGACGCCGTGGCCTCCTTCGTCGGCTCCTACTCCCTGGCCCTGCTGATCACCGACAAGGTCTACCGCGAGGGTCGTTACACGTCCCGGGAAGCCGCGATCATCGCCACCGGCTTCTCGACGGTCTCGGCGACGTTCATGGTGATCGTCGCCGGCACCCTGGACCTGATGGACCGCTGGACGCTCTACTTCTTCCTCACCCTGGTGGTGACCTTCCTGGTCACGGCGATCACGGTGCGGATCCCGCCGCTGCGCGGTGTGCCCGACGAACCCTTCGAGGGCGTCCGGCACACTCCGGAGCCGACCGCCCGCGGCAACCGGCTCGCCCACGCCTGGCAGGAAGCCATGCGTGCGCTCGCGACGGCTCCGGGCCTCGCGCGCGGCACCTGGTCGACCTTCCGGGACGGTGTGCTGATGGCCTCGGCGATCGTCCCCTCGATCCTGTCCATCGGTCTGGCGGGTCTGCTGCTGGCCACCTGTACGCCGGTGTTCGACCTGATGGGGTGGCTGTTCGTGCCCGTCGCGTATCTCGTGCAGCTGCCGGACCCGGCCCTGGCCGGCAAGGCGGTCTCGGTGGGGATCGCGGAGATGTTCCTGCCGGCCACCGTGGTCGCGGGGCACGAGTCCGAGGTGCTGCGCTTCACCGTCGGCGTCACGGCCGTCTCCCAGATCGTCTTCTTCTCCGCCCTGGTGCCCTCGATCCTGGCCACCTCGATCCCGGTCTCCGTGGGCCGCCTGGTGGTGCTGTGGTTCGAGCGGGTGGTGCTGACGCTCCTGATCACCGCGCCGCTGGCGCACCTGCTGCTGTAG
- the hutI gene encoding imidazolonepropionase, translated as MTSTLITGISELWTLDPAFDDPARPGAVTDEQVRREAALVIEDGVIAWTGPAARAPTADDAVDVEGRAVLPGWVDSHSHLIFDGDRAGEFEARMAGQSYAAGGIGVTTRATRSASDGRLEGLVRSRLREAVAGGTTCLETKTGYGLTLEQELRAARLASSLVAAGELDEATFLGAHLVPGEFDGREGRPGADDYVDLVSGDMLAAVAPYVRWIDVFCEEGAFDPEQSARVLRAGAAAGLGLRVHGNQLGRSGGVGLAVELGAASVDHVNHLESADVDALAGARGTTVATVLPACDLSTRAPLAPARRLLDAGADLAIASNCNPGTSYTSAMSFCVATAVLQMHLSLAEAVRAATRGGALSLRREDVGHLAVGARADLHVLDAPAAIHLAYRPGMPLTHGVWRAGVRPA; from the coding sequence ATGACGAGCACCCTGATCACCGGCATCTCCGAGCTGTGGACCCTCGACCCGGCGTTCGATGACCCCGCGCGCCCCGGTGCCGTCACCGACGAGCAGGTGCGCCGCGAGGCGGCCCTCGTGATCGAGGACGGCGTGATCGCCTGGACCGGTCCGGCCGCGCGGGCCCCGACGGCCGATGACGCCGTGGACGTCGAGGGGCGCGCCGTGCTGCCCGGCTGGGTCGACTCCCACAGCCACCTGATCTTCGACGGTGACCGTGCCGGTGAGTTCGAGGCCCGGATGGCCGGTCAGTCCTACGCCGCCGGTGGCATCGGGGTGACCACGCGGGCCACCCGCTCCGCCTCCGACGGGCGCCTGGAGGGTCTGGTCCGCTCCCGGCTCCGCGAGGCAGTGGCCGGTGGCACCACGTGCCTGGAGACCAAGACCGGCTACGGCCTCACCCTCGAGCAGGAGCTGCGGGCCGCCCGCCTCGCCTCCTCGCTGGTCGCGGCCGGGGAACTGGACGAGGCCACCTTCCTGGGCGCCCACCTGGTGCCGGGCGAGTTCGACGGCCGGGAGGGCCGGCCCGGGGCCGACGACTACGTCGATCTGGTCAGCGGGGACATGCTCGCCGCCGTCGCGCCGTACGTGCGCTGGATCGACGTGTTCTGTGAGGAGGGCGCCTTCGACCCCGAGCAGTCTGCGCGAGTGCTGCGCGCCGGTGCCGCGGCCGGCCTGGGACTGCGCGTGCACGGTAACCAGCTGGGCCGCTCCGGCGGAGTCGGCCTCGCCGTGGAGCTCGGCGCCGCCAGCGTCGACCACGTCAACCATCTCGAGTCCGCCGACGTCGACGCCCTCGCCGGGGCGCGGGGCACCACCGTCGCCACCGTGCTGCCGGCCTGCGACCTCTCCACCCGGGCGCCGCTCGCCCCCGCCCGTCGGCTGCTCGATGCCGGTGCGGACCTCGCGATCGCCTCGAACTGCAACCCCGGGACCAGCTACACCAGCGCCATGAGCTTCTGCGTGGCCACCGCCGTGCTGCAGATGCACCTCTCGCTCGCCGAGGCCGTGCGCGCCGCCACCCGGGGCGGAGCGCTCTCCCTGCGGCGCGAGGACGTCGGCCATCTCGCTGTGGGGGCCCGCGCCGACCTGCACGTGCTCGACGCCCCTGCCGCCATCCACCTCGCCTACCGGCCCGGCATGCCGCTCACCCACGGGGTGTGGCGCGCCGGTGTCCGGCCGGCCTGA
- the hutU gene encoding urocanate hydratase — protein MTLPGARPVRAPRGTALSAKSWQTEAPLRMLMNNLDPEVAERPDDLVVYGGTGRAARSWEAFDAIVDTLADLEDDETLLVQSGKPVGVLRTHEWAPRVLLANSNLVGDWATWPEFRKLEAEGLMMYGQMTAGSWIYIATQGILQGTYETFAAVAAKRFGGTLAGTITLTGGCGGMGGAQPLAVTLNGGVCLIADVDRARLERRVAKRYCHEIAEDLEDAIARANAAAAERRALSIGIVGNAAEVFPALLARHRAGDLRVDVVTDQTSAHDPLSYLPLEVGIEQWQREAEADPEGFTKKARESMARQVQAMVEFQDAGAEVFDYGNSIRDEARHAGYERAFAFPGFVPAYIRPLFCEGLGPFRWVALSGDPEDIAVTDAALKELFPENEHLHRWLDAADEYVEFEGLPARICWLGYGERHRAGMLFNDLVRDGKVKAPIVIGRDHLDSGSVASPYRETEAMLDGSDAIADWPLLNALTSTSSGATWVSIHHGGGVGIGRSIHAGQVGLADGTELARRKLERLLTNDPALGVIRHVDAGYSRADAVAHERGVRVPMTPSRRD, from the coding sequence ATGACCCTTCCCGGAGCCCGTCCCGTCCGCGCCCCGCGCGGAACCGCTCTCAGCGCGAAGTCCTGGCAGACCGAGGCCCCGCTGCGCATGCTCATGAACAACCTCGATCCCGAGGTCGCCGAGCGCCCCGACGACCTCGTCGTCTACGGGGGCACCGGTCGGGCGGCCCGCTCCTGGGAGGCCTTCGACGCGATCGTCGACACCCTGGCGGACCTCGAGGACGACGAGACGCTGCTGGTCCAGTCCGGCAAACCCGTCGGCGTGCTGCGCACCCACGAATGGGCCCCGCGGGTGCTCCTGGCCAACTCCAACCTCGTGGGCGACTGGGCCACCTGGCCCGAGTTCCGCAAGCTCGAGGCCGAGGGCCTGATGATGTACGGCCAGATGACCGCCGGATCCTGGATCTACATCGCCACCCAGGGGATCCTCCAGGGCACCTACGAGACCTTCGCGGCCGTCGCCGCGAAGCGCTTCGGCGGCACGCTCGCGGGCACCATCACCCTCACCGGCGGCTGCGGCGGCATGGGCGGCGCGCAGCCTCTCGCCGTCACCCTCAACGGCGGCGTGTGCCTGATCGCCGACGTGGATCGCGCCCGGCTCGAGCGCCGGGTCGCCAAGCGCTACTGCCACGAGATCGCCGAGGACCTCGAGGACGCCATCGCGCGCGCCAACGCCGCCGCGGCGGAGCGGCGCGCGCTCTCGATCGGGATCGTCGGCAACGCCGCCGAGGTGTTCCCCGCCCTGCTGGCGCGCCACCGCGCCGGGGACCTCCGCGTCGACGTCGTCACCGATCAGACCAGCGCTCACGATCCGCTGTCCTACCTCCCCCTCGAGGTGGGCATCGAGCAGTGGCAGCGCGAGGCCGAGGCCGATCCGGAGGGCTTCACCAAGAAGGCCCGCGAGTCGATGGCCCGCCAGGTCCAGGCCATGGTCGAGTTCCAGGACGCGGGCGCCGAGGTGTTCGACTACGGCAACTCGATCCGCGACGAGGCGCGGCACGCCGGCTACGAGCGCGCCTTCGCCTTCCCCGGCTTCGTGCCCGCCTACATCCGCCCCCTGTTCTGCGAGGGCCTCGGCCCGTTCCGCTGGGTCGCGCTCTCCGGAGACCCCGAGGACATCGCCGTCACCGACGCGGCCCTGAAGGAGCTGTTCCCCGAGAACGAGCACCTCCACCGCTGGCTGGACGCGGCCGACGAGTACGTCGAGTTCGAGGGCCTGCCCGCCCGCATCTGCTGGCTCGGCTACGGGGAGCGCCACCGCGCCGGGATGCTCTTCAACGACCTCGTGCGCGACGGGAAGGTGAAGGCCCCGATCGTCATCGGCCGTGACCATCTCGACTCCGGCTCGGTCGCCTCCCCGTACCGCGAGACCGAGGCCATGCTCGACGGCTCCGACGCGATCGCCGACTGGCCCCTGCTCAACGCCCTGACCTCCACCTCTTCCGGTGCCACCTGGGTGTCGATCCACCACGGCGGCGGCGTCGGCATCGGCCGTTCGATCCACGCCGGCCAGGTCGGTCTGGCCGACGGCACCGAACTGGCGCGTCGCAAGCTCGAGCGACTGCTGACCAACGACCCGGCCCTGGGCGTGATCCGCCACGTCGACGCCGGCTATTCACGGGCCGACGCCGTCGCCCACGAGCGCGGGGTGCGGGTCCCGATGACGCCGTCCCGGCGGGACTGA
- a CDS encoding formate/nitrite transporter family protein produces the protein MAQRAKRDEVDERRRLGASDEPVEDVLVEEFRTTVAEGANRLNRTWRALVITGLFGGIDVGLGLMAMLAVLHATGSELLGGLAFGIGLYAMRLAHSELFTEDFLLPINAVVSRHGTWGQLMRLWATTLVTNLVGGWAFAWIVVAAFPAYEGVLVESAMGYMEKGLTLETAALAVLAGFTITLITRMNQGSSEGIATLANSLISGLLVVGLGMLHGALSSAVIFGAMHAGADIPYLDWLIWFCWVIPLNMVGGLVILAVPRLLRTWELVTKERAAQDSEIDAPSVVT, from the coding sequence ATGGCCCAGCGTGCGAAGCGTGACGAGGTCGACGAACGCCGAAGGCTCGGTGCCAGCGACGAACCGGTCGAGGACGTGCTGGTCGAGGAGTTCCGCACCACCGTCGCCGAGGGCGCGAACCGGCTGAACCGCACCTGGCGAGCCCTCGTGATCACCGGACTGTTCGGCGGGATCGACGTCGGGCTCGGGCTGATGGCGATGCTCGCGGTCCTCCACGCGACCGGCTCCGAGCTGCTGGGCGGGCTGGCGTTCGGCATCGGCCTGTACGCGATGCGGTTGGCGCACTCGGAGCTGTTCACCGAGGACTTCCTGCTGCCGATCAACGCCGTCGTCTCCCGGCACGGCACCTGGGGCCAGCTGATGCGGCTGTGGGCGACGACGCTGGTGACGAACCTCGTCGGCGGCTGGGCCTTCGCCTGGATCGTGGTCGCGGCCTTCCCGGCCTACGAGGGCGTCCTCGTCGAGTCGGCCATGGGCTACATGGAGAAGGGACTGACCCTCGAGACCGCCGCCCTCGCCGTGCTCGCGGGCTTCACGATCACGCTCATCACCCGAATGAACCAGGGCTCGAGCGAGGGCATCGCGACGCTCGCCAATTCCCTGATCTCCGGGCTCCTGGTGGTCGGGCTCGGCATGCTCCACGGCGCGCTGAGCTCCGCCGTGATCTTCGGAGCGATGCACGCGGGGGCCGACATCCCCTACCTCGACTGGTTGATCTGGTTCTGCTGGGTGATCCCCCTGAACATGGTCGGCGGCCTGGTGATCCTCGCTGTCCCGCGCCTCCTGCGCACCTGGGAGCTGGTGACCAAGGAGCGGGCAGCGCAGGACAGCGAGATCGACGCGCCCTCCGTCGTCACCTGA